In the genome of Bosea sp. BIWAKO-01, the window GCGAAGGCGCGCTGCGCGTGGTTTCTGCAAGCGATGGTCAAGAGGATATCGGCACGGTCATGCACGGGCTCGGCCGGCAGGCCCGCGCTGCTGCGCGGCTCGTCGCGCTTGCGTCGGCTGAGCAGCGCAACGCGGCGCTGATAGCGATGGCCGAGGCCCTGCGCGAGCGGGCGCCGGCGATCCTCGCCGCCAATGCGCGAGACCTGGACGAGGCGCGCGGTGCTGGCCAGAACGCCGCCTTCATCGACCGTCTGATGCTGGACGAGGCCCGGTTGGCGGCGGTTGCCGAGGCGGTCGCGAGCATCGCCCTGTTGCCCGATCCTGTCGGTCGCGTGCTCGCCCAATGGACCCAGCCCAATGGCCTTGCCTTCGAGCGCGTGGCGACACCGCTTGGCGTGATCGCGGTGATCTTCGAAAGCCGCCCGAATGTCACCGCCGATGCCGGCGCACTTTGCCTGAAGAGCGGCAATGCCGCGATCCTGCGCGCGGGCTCGGATAGTTTCCGTACCTCGACCGAGATTGCTGCAGCGCTGCGCCAGGGACTGGAAGCTGCCGGGTTGCCGGGCGACGCGATCCAGCTGGTGCCGACACGTGACCGCGCAGCCGTCGGCGAGATTCTGGCGGGGCTCGGCGGCGCCGTCGATGTCGTTGTGCCGCGCGGCGGCAAGAGCCTGGTCGCCCGTGTCCAGAGCGATGCGCGTGTGCCGGTCTTCGCGCATCTCGACGGCAACTGCCATGTCTATATCCATGGAGCCGCCGATCTCGACATGGCCAAGGCGATCGTGCTGAACGCAAAGCTGCGCCGCACCGGCGTCTGCGGCGCGGCCGAGAGCCTTCTGGTCGATGCCGCCTGTGCTGCCACCCATTTGCAGCCGCTCCTCAGGATGCTGGTCGAGGCCGGTTGCGCGGTTCGTGGCGATGTCGCCGCACAGGCCGCCAATCCGCAGGTGACGCCTGCAACCGAGGCGGACTGGGCAACCGAATATCTGGACCGGATCATTGCGGTGAAGGTGGTCGACGGGCTCGACGCGGCAATTGCGCATATCGAGCGCTACGGCTCGCACCATACAGATGCAATTGTGACCGCCGACGAGGCGGCGGCGCAACGCTTCCTGGCCGAAGTCGATTCAGCCATCGTCGTCCATAATGCCTCGACCCAGTTTGCCGATGGCGGCGAGTTCGGCTTTGGCGCCGAGATCGGTATCGCGACGGGGCGTATGCATGCGCGCGGGCCGGTCGGTGTCGAGCAGCTCTGCTCCTTCAAATACCGGGTTCATGGCAGCGGCCAGATCCGGCCGTGAGGGCAGAGGATCTGCGCCTGCCGCCCCATGCGCCGGGCCTTCGGATCGGCTTGTTCGGTGGGAGCTTCAACCCGGCCCATGACGGTCACCGCATGGCGAGCCTGACGGCGCTGCGTCGGCTGCAGCTCGACCGCATCTGGTGGCTTGTCACTCCTGGCAATCCGCTCAAGGACAATGCGGCCCTGCCATCGCTCGGCGAACGCATTGCGACGGCGCAAGAGCTTGCCGATCACGCCCGCATCCATGTCACCGGGGTCGAGGCGAGCCTGCGCACCCGCTACACCGCCGATACCCTGCGCGCCCTCAAATTGCGCTGTCCTGGCGTCCGTTTCGTCTGGCTCATGGGGGCCGACAATCTTGCGGGTTTCCACCGCTGGAACGAGTGGCGAGCCATTGCCCGGATGATGCCAATCGCCGTGATCGACCGCCCGGGATCGACGCATCGCGCGGTGGCTTCGCCCGCCGCCAACTGGTTGTCGCGCTGGCGGGTTTCCGAGAATGCGGCTGCCGCCCTGCCGCTGCTGGAGCCCCCCGCCTGGGTGTTCCTGCATGGCCGGCGCTCGGAGCTGTCCTCGACCTATTTGCGCCGGTTAGCTGGTCGCGATTGAATTTCGACCTCATATCGCTTAATTTGGGATCGTCGCGCTGAGAGCGCGTCGTCATGTGAGGATACGGAACTGAACCGTCAAACCCTTGGTGAAGCCGAGCCGAAGCCGCTTCCCCAGGCTGCTGTCCCCGGAAACCCGTCCGCCGACAGCGTGGCCCTCGCAATCCATGTTCTCGAAGATATGAAGGCCGAGGACATCACTGTCATCGACCTCGTTGGCAAGACCTCGCTGGCTGATGCGATGATCATTGCGTCAGGGCGCGTGAACCGTCATGTCGCCTCGATCGCCGACAGCCTCGTCGAGGCCATCAAGAAGGCGGGACTGCCGACGCCGAAGGTCGAGGGCATGCCTGCCTGCGACTGGGTGCTGATCGATACGGGCGATCTCATCGTCCATGTCTTCCGCCCGGAAGTGCGTCAGTTCTACAACCTGGAAAAGATGTGGGGCGCCGACCGCCCGAATGAGCGGCTTGTCGGCTGATCCTGATTTCCGGTGCGGCTCGCCATCATCACCGTCGGCCGGCTCAAGGACGGGCCGGAACGGGACCTCTGCGAGCGCTACCGCGAACGTAGCCATGTTCTCGGACGCAGCCTTGGCCTGACTGGGCCGGATGTCACTGAGCTGCCTGAAAGTCGGGCGCGGCGGGCTGAGGAGCGCAAGCGCGATGAGGCTGCCGCGATCCTTTCAAAGCTCTCGCCGGGGCTGCTGATCGCCCTCGACGAGCGGGGGAGGAGCCTGACAAGCGATGCCTTCGCCGGCAGGATCGCCGCCGCGCGGGACGCAGGTACGGGTACCGCGAGCCTCGTGATCGGTGGTGCGGACGGGTTGGACGAGACCATTCGGGATCGTGCCGATCTGACGCTGGCCTTCGGGGCCCTGACATTGCCGCATCAGCTCGTGCGCGTGCTTGCGTTGGAGCAGCTCTACAGGGCCATGACGATTATTGCCGGACATCCCTATCATCGCGCATGACGTCCGTCGCATCAGTGATTCGAGCCAGTTCGCGCCGCCTCGGCAGCGCTGCTTTGCTATGGCTCGCGCTCGGTCTCGGCCTTCCGTCAGCCAACGCCCAGGAGCCGGCGCCCGATCCGGATCGCGTGGCGCCCGAAATCGCGCAGAAACTGGCGGAGAAGCAGGCCCGCGAAGCCGAGTTGAAGGCGATCGAGGAACGGCTGGCCGGCAATGCCGAGGGGCGAACCAAGCTGGAGGCTGAGATCGCCACGATCCGGGCCGATCGGGCCGGTCTCAACAAGGCGCTTCTCGAGACGACGACCCGTACCCAGGGGGTCGAACGTCGTATTGGCGCGATCGAGGAGCGGCTGGCGCTTCTGCAGACCAGTGAAACCGCGATCCGGCGTTCCCTCGACGGCCGCCGCGGCCTGATCGGCGAAGTCCTGGCCGCGCTCCAGCGGATCGGCCGCCGGCCGCCGCCGGCCGTTCTGGTGCGGCCGGAGGATATCCTGGAGGCGGTGCGCGCCTCGATGCTGCTGGGCGCGGTGGTGCCCGATCTGCGCCAGGAGATCGAGATCCTCAGTACCGATCTCGGCGAGCTGGTGCGGTTGCGCGGCGGGATCGCGGAAGAGCGCAAGGCGATGACTGGCGAGCTGGAAACGCTCGCGGGCGAGCGCCAGCGCCTTGCTTCGCTGATCGATGCCAGACGCGAGCGCGAGGCCAGCGCCGCCAAGGATATCGAGGCGCAGCGCGGGCTGAGCGGAGAGCTTGCGGCGCAGGCGAAGGGCCTGCGCGATTTCGTCGAGCGCATCGAAAAGGAAATCTCTGTCGCGAATCGCGCCGCGGAAGCGGCGCGCCAGGCTCTGGAGGCCGAGACCCGCGAGCAGCGGCAGCGCATGGCGGCGCTCGCCTTCAAGGACCCGGCCCGGCTTGCGCCGAAGATCGCTTTCGCGGAAGCTCGCGGCATGCTGCCGCTGCCCGCTGCCGGATCACAATTGCGTGGTTTTGGTGACAATGACGGGGTTGGCGGCACGACGCGCGGAATTTCGCTAACAACCCGCCCTAATGCCCTAGTTTCGGCGCCTTCCGACGCTTGGGTTGTTTATGCTGGGCCGTTCCGCTCCTTCGGGCAACTCTTGATCCTGAACGCGGGTGGGGGGTACTATTTGCTCTTGGCCGGCATGCAGCGGATCGACGTGTCGCTGAACCAATTCGTCCTTGCCGGGGAACCGGTTGCGATGATGGGTCAAACGTCGGAAGCTGCCGCGACGATCGTAGGTTCGGGGACTGGGGAACCGGTTCTCTATATTGAGTTCAGAAAAGACGGCGTTTCGATCGACCCGGCACCGTGGTGGACGAAATCGCAAAGCGAAAAGGTTCGCGGATGATGCGCAAGGTCTCCCTCGTTCTCGCCGGCGCGATCGTTGGCGCGGGCCTTACCAGTCTGGCGACGCAGACCCACCTGCTGTCCTCGACCAGCGCGGTCGCGGCTTCGGCGGAGGTCTATCGTAGCCTCAACCTGTTTGGTGACATCTTCGAGAAGATCCGCACCGACTATGTCGAGAAGCCCGACGAGCAGAAGCTGATCGAGGCCGCGATCAACGGCATGGTCTCCTCGCTCGATCCGCATTCGGCCTATCTCGATGCGAAGAGCTTCCGGGACATGGACACGGACATGCGCGGCCAGTTCGGCGGACTCGGCATCGAGGTCACCATGGAGGACGGAGTCCTCAAGGTCGCCAAGCCGATTCGCGACACGCCCGCCTCCAAGGCCGGCATCCTCGCCAACGACATCATCAGGGAAATCGATGGTGATCAGGTCAAGGGTCTGAGCTTGACCCAGGCCGTGGAGAAAATGCGCGGCATCATCAACACCCAGGTCAAGCTCAAGATCGAACGCCCGGGCAAGCCCGATCCACTGGAGTTCACCCTGACGCGTTCCACCATCGTCGTCCCGGCGGTCGAGGAGCGGGTCGAGAACGATGTCGGCTATATCCGCATCGGCACCTTCAGCGAGCAGACCTATGAGGGGCTGCGCAAGGCAATCGACAAGGTCAATGCCGAGATCGGCGTCGACAAGGTCAAGGGCTATGTAATCGATCTACGCAACAACCGCGGCGGCAGGCTCGACCAGTCGGTGTTGGTGTCGGATGCGTTCCTTGAGCGCGGCAAGATCGTCTCGACGCGCGGTCGCAATGCCGAGGAGACCCAGGTCTTCAACGCCAAGTCCGGAGACCTGACCAAGGGCAAGCCGGTCGTGGTTCTGATCAACGGCTCCTCGGCCTCGGCGGCTGAGATCGTTGCCGGCGCCCTGCAGGATCACAAGCGCGCGACCGTGATGGGCACGCGTTCCTTCGGCAAGGGCTCGGTCCAGACCGTGATCCCGCTCGGCTCGAATGGCGGCCTGCGCCTGACCACGGCGCGCTACTACACGCCATCGGGCAACTCGATCCAGGCCAAGGGCATCACGCCGGATATCGAGGTCGTCCAGGAGATTCCGCCGGAACTCAAGGACAAGCTGACGGACAATAAGGGCGAGGCATCGCTGAAGGGGCATCTCAAGTCGGGAGACGGCAAGGACGAGCAGTCGGGCTCGGCTTCCTATGTGCCGAATGACCCGACCAAGGATACGCAGTTGCTGGCCGCGTTGAACCTGTTGCGCGGCGTCAAGAAGGACGTCGCCGGGCCGGTTCCGACCCCAGAGCCCGCCAAGCCGAACTGATCTCCATCCGAGAGCGAGGGGGCGCCATTCTCCGGCGCTCTCGACTGCTGGCCCCGCACGCGCCAAGACTAGGCGTGCGGGCCGCTGATTCGGGTCCGTTTCGAACAGCTGAGGACGGCTGCCCTTGGCCGGAACGTCGCTTCCCGAGCTTGATCGGCCTTTGGGGCAGGATCGCGCGGTGCGCCACGGCAAGCCGTGGACGCGCTGGCTGTCGCTTGCCCTGAGCGGAGCGGTGGGGTGCGCGGCGCTTGCGGTGATTGCCATCCTGTTGTTCCGGCGCGATCCCGATGGTGGCGAGCCGATGGCGACTGCCGCGATCGAGATCAGGCAGCCTTCAAGGGAAATCGCGGCTGCACCTGCCGTCGAACCGAACGTCAGAGATCCGCGCTCCCAGTCCACAGCGCGCCAGCTCGAAACCGAATCAGGGGTGACCGTCGTGCGCCCGGGGGCAGATGCTCCCGGTGCGATCGTCATCACGATTCCCGATAGCGGCGAGGTCAAGCTCGCGCCGGCGCCCGACAACCGGCTGGTCGAACGTAGCCGGTTCGGCCTTCTGCCGAAGGTGGCGTCGGACGGCGCGACGCCGATGCAGGTCTATGCCCGGCCGCTAGGTCCGGCACCTGAGACCAAGCCCGCCGGTCGCATCGCGCTCCTCGTCGGCGGGCTGGGCATCAGCCAGAATGGTACGGCAGATGCCATCACGCAGCTGCCTGGCGCGGTTTCTCTGGCCTTTGCACCTTATGGGGTCGAGCTGGAGCGCGTCGTGCAGCGGGCTCGTGGCGACGGCCATGAAGTCTTCCTGCAGGTGCCGATGGAGCCGTTCGACTATCCCGATAACGATCCTGGGCCGCACACCCTGCTCTCCGGCCCAAAGGCCGCTGAGAATCTCGATCGGCTGCATTGGGTGCTCGGTCGCTTCACCGGCTATGTCGGCATCGTCAATTTCCTCGGTGGCCGGCTGACGGCGGACGAGAACGCCCTGTCGCCGGTTCTGCGCGAGATTGCCGGTCGCGGGCTGATGGTCGTCGACGACGGCTCGTCCTCGCGCAGCCAGCTCGCGAGCGCGGCAGCGCGGGCGCAGATTCCGACACTCAAGGTCGACAGGGTGATCGATATGGTCACCCGGGCCGATGCGATCGACCAGCAGCTGCAGCGGCTTGAAACTCAGGCGCGCGAACAGGGCGTGGCGATCGGCGCGGCGAGCGCGCTGCCGGTCTCGATCGAGCGCATTGCCCGCTGGGCCAAATCTCTGGAGGCCAAGGGCCTCGTCATCGTGCCGGTCAGCGCAGCCCACGGACTGCGCAATCCGTCCACAACAGGTTCCCTGAAATGACCGAGCCGCCTCCCGGCTATCGCCCCTGCGTCGGGCTGGCCTTGTTCAACCGCGACGGGCTCGTTTTCGTCGGGCGGCGGGCGGACAAGACCAAGCGCGAGCATGTTGCGCCGGGCTTTGCCTGGCAGATGCCGCAAGGTGGCATCGATCCCGGCGAGACGCCCTACCAGGCAGCGCTGCGTGAGCTGCAGGAGGAAACCAATGTCACCTCCGTCTCGCTGCTGGCGGAGGTGCCGGTCTGGCTGAGCTATGATCTTCCCGTGGATATCGGCCAACAGGCCTGGAAGGGCCGCTGGCGCGGCCAGGCCCAGAAATGGTTCGCCTTCCGCCTCGACGGTCCCGAAAGCGAGATCGATATCCTGCACCCGGCAGGCGGTCACAAGGCAGAATTCGAGGCCTGGCGCTGGGCGCGGCTGGAAGAGACGCCCGATCTGATCATTCCGTTCAAGCAGGCGGTCTATCGCGACGTGGTTCGGTTCTTCGCTCCCTTCGCGGCGGACTGATCGTTCCATCTCTGCTTTGGCGTGAAACAAACATTTCGCGCGCTGCGTTTTGCACTACCATTTCCTGGGGAGTGATTCGCGCTGCGCGCTGCCTGAGCTCCCTGTCACGAAATGCTCACATGATGGGGTGACGCTCGCGATATGGTTGATTCGGTCTTCAAGCTTCACACTGCGGTCCTCGCCGCACGCACGCGCGACCCGGCCTTTTCGCGCACCGCCAAGCTCATCGGCGAGGGGCTGCCGAAGATGGCCAAGAAGCTCGCCGAGGAGGCGGTGGAGGTCGGGCTGGAAGCGGTCCAGGCCGACCGCGAGCGGGTGATCCTCGAGAGCGCCGACCTGATCTACAATCTCGTCGTGCTCTGGAGCGAGATCGGCATTGCGCCGGAGGATGTCTGGCGCGAGATGGACCGGCGCGAACAGCTTTACGGCATTGCAGAGAAACTGCCGAAGAATCGAGCCGCGAAGCAGGCGCGGCAGGAAAGCGCCGAGGTTGCCGCAAGCGCCGGTGGTGGCTTGCGCGAAGACTGAGCAGAAGGCGCGGTTTTAGCGCGCTTGCCGCCTCATCCCCGGGAATGTCAGATTTCCGGGAAGACGGGGGTTGCCAAGCCGAAGCGTTGCGGTTATTCCCGCCACATCAGATCGACGCGGCCACGGCCGAGCCACCTGATACGCGCCCGTAGCTCAGCTGGATAGAGCATCAGACTACGAATCTGAGGGTCAGAGGTTCGAATCCTTTCGGGCGCGCCATTTTTGGCTCCTTCTCAGGAGCACTGCTTACCGCCCGTTTCAGGGCCATTTGTAAGCTCCCATTCACGCACGATTGAGCGCTTTGCACACGGTCGAAGG includes:
- a CDS encoding S41 family peptidase, translated to MRKVSLVLAGAIVGAGLTSLATQTHLLSSTSAVAASAEVYRSLNLFGDIFEKIRTDYVEKPDEQKLIEAAINGMVSSLDPHSAYLDAKSFRDMDTDMRGQFGGLGIEVTMEDGVLKVAKPIRDTPASKAGILANDIIREIDGDQVKGLSLTQAVEKMRGIINTQVKLKIERPGKPDPLEFTLTRSTIVVPAVEERVENDVGYIRIGTFSEQTYEGLRKAIDKVNAEIGVDKVKGYVIDLRNNRGGRLDQSVLVSDAFLERGKIVSTRGRNAEETQVFNAKSGDLTKGKPVVVLINGSSASAAEIVAGALQDHKRATVMGTRSFGKGSVQTVIPLGSNGGLRLTTARYYTPSGNSIQAKGITPDIEVVQEIPPELKDKLTDNKGEASLKGHLKSGDGKDEQSGSASYVPNDPTKDTQLLAALNLLRGVKKDVAGPVPTPEPAKPN
- the hisE gene encoding phosphoribosyl-ATP diphosphatase; this encodes MVDSVFKLHTAVLAARTRDPAFSRTAKLIGEGLPKMAKKLAEEAVEVGLEAVQADRERVILESADLIYNLVVLWSEIGIAPEDVWREMDRREQLYGIAEKLPKNRAAKQARQESAEVAASAGGGLRED
- a CDS encoding glutamate-5-semialdehyde dehydrogenase, translating into MHGLGRQARAAARLVALASAEQRNAALIAMAEALRERAPAILAANARDLDEARGAGQNAAFIDRLMLDEARLAAVAEAVASIALLPDPVGRVLAQWTQPNGLAFERVATPLGVIAVIFESRPNVTADAGALCLKSGNAAILRAGSDSFRTSTEIAAALRQGLEAAGLPGDAIQLVPTRDRAAVGEILAGLGGAVDVVVPRGGKSLVARVQSDARVPVFAHLDGNCHVYIHGAADLDMAKAIVLNAKLRRTGVCGAAESLLVDAACAATHLQPLLRMLVEAGCAVRGDVAAQAANPQVTPATEADWATEYLDRIIAVKVVDGLDAAIAHIERYGSHHTDAIVTADEAAAQRFLAEVDSAIVVHNASTQFADGGEFGFGAEIGIATGRMHARGPVGVEQLCSFKYRVHGSGQIRP
- the rsfS gene encoding ribosome silencing factor, translating into MALAIHVLEDMKAEDITVIDLVGKTSLADAMIIASGRVNRHVASIADSLVEAIKKAGLPTPKVEGMPACDWVLIDTGDLIVHVFRPEVRQFYNLEKMWGADRPNERLVG
- a CDS encoding RNA pyrophosphohydrolase, with product MTEPPPGYRPCVGLALFNRDGLVFVGRRADKTKREHVAPGFAWQMPQGGIDPGETPYQAALRELQEETNVTSVSLLAEVPVWLSYDLPVDIGQQAWKGRWRGQAQKWFAFRLDGPESEIDILHPAGGHKAEFEAWRWARLEETPDLIIPFKQAVYRDVVRFFAPFAAD
- a CDS encoding divergent polysaccharide deacetylase family protein, which translates into the protein MAGTSLPELDRPLGQDRAVRHGKPWTRWLSLALSGAVGCAALAVIAILLFRRDPDGGEPMATAAIEIRQPSREIAAAPAVEPNVRDPRSQSTARQLETESGVTVVRPGADAPGAIVITIPDSGEVKLAPAPDNRLVERSRFGLLPKVASDGATPMQVYARPLGPAPETKPAGRIALLVGGLGISQNGTADAITQLPGAVSLAFAPYGVELERVVQRARGDGHEVFLQVPMEPFDYPDNDPGPHTLLSGPKAAENLDRLHWVLGRFTGYVGIVNFLGGRLTADENALSPVLREIAGRGLMVVDDGSSSRSQLASAAARAQIPTLKVDRVIDMVTRADAIDQQLQRLETQAREQGVAIGAASALPVSIERIARWAKSLEAKGLVIVPVSAAHGLRNPSTTGSLK
- a CDS encoding peptidoglycan DD-metalloendopeptidase family protein produces the protein MTSVASVIRASSRRLGSAALLWLALGLGLPSANAQEPAPDPDRVAPEIAQKLAEKQAREAELKAIEERLAGNAEGRTKLEAEIATIRADRAGLNKALLETTTRTQGVERRIGAIEERLALLQTSETAIRRSLDGRRGLIGEVLAALQRIGRRPPPAVLVRPEDILEAVRASMLLGAVVPDLRQEIEILSTDLGELVRLRGGIAEERKAMTGELETLAGERQRLASLIDARREREASAAKDIEAQRGLSGELAAQAKGLRDFVERIEKEISVANRAAEAARQALEAETREQRQRMAALAFKDPARLAPKIAFAEARGMLPLPAAGSQLRGFGDNDGVGGTTRGISLTTRPNALVSAPSDAWVVYAGPFRSFGQLLILNAGGGYYLLLAGMQRIDVSLNQFVLAGEPVAMMGQTSEAAATIVGSGTGEPVLYIEFRKDGVSIDPAPWWTKSQSEKVRG
- a CDS encoding nicotinate-nucleotide adenylyltransferase, which encodes MRAEDLRLPPHAPGLRIGLFGGSFNPAHDGHRMASLTALRRLQLDRIWWLVTPGNPLKDNAALPSLGERIATAQELADHARIHVTGVEASLRTRYTADTLRALKLRCPGVRFVWLMGADNLAGFHRWNEWRAIARMMPIAVIDRPGSTHRAVASPAANWLSRWRVSENAAAALPLLEPPAWVFLHGRRSELSSTYLRRLAGRD
- the rlmH gene encoding 23S rRNA (pseudouridine(1915)-N(3))-methyltransferase RlmH, which translates into the protein MRLAIITVGRLKDGPERDLCERYRERSHVLGRSLGLTGPDVTELPESRARRAEERKRDEAAAILSKLSPGLLIALDERGRSLTSDAFAGRIAAARDAGTGTASLVIGGADGLDETIRDRADLTLAFGALTLPHQLVRVLALEQLYRAMTIIAGHPYHRA